A single Suricata suricatta isolate VVHF042 chromosome 2, meerkat_22Aug2017_6uvM2_HiC, whole genome shotgun sequence DNA region contains:
- the TIAL1 gene encoding nucleolysin TIAR isoform X4: MDARVVKDMATGKSKGYGFVSFYNKLDAENAIVHMGGQWLGGRQIRTNWATRKPPAPKSTQENNTKQLRFEDVVNQSSPKNCTVYCGGIASGLTDQLMRQTFSPFGQIMEIRVFPEKGYSFVRFSTHESAAHAIVSVNGTTIEGHVVKCYWGKESPDMTKNFQQVDYSQWGQWGQVYGNPQQYGQYMANGWQVPPYGVYGQPWNQQGFGVDQSPSAAWMGGFGAQPPQGQAPPPVIPPPNQAGYGMASYQTQ, encoded by the exons AT GGATGCCCGAGTAGTTAAAGACATGGCGACTGGAAAATCCAAAGGCTAtggttttgtatctttttataacAAACTG gATGCAGAAAATGCAATTGTTCATATGGGAGGGCAGTGGTTGGGTGGTCGTCAGATCAGAACCAACTGGGCCACACGGAAACCACCTGCACCTAAAAGTACCCAAGAAA ATAACACTAAGCAGTTGAGATTTGAAGACGTAGTAAACCAGTCAAGTCCAAAAAACTGTACGGTGTACTGTGGGGGGATTGCCTCCGGGTTAACAG aTCAGCTTATGAGACAGACTTTTTCGCCATTTggacaaattatggaaataagaGTTTTTCCAGAGAAAGGCTATTCATTTGTCAG ATTTTCAACCCACGAAAGTGCGGCCCATGCCATTGTTTCGGTGAATGGCACTACTATTGAAGGACATGTTGTTAAATGCTATTGGGGTAAAGAATCTCCTGATATGACTAAAAACTTCCAACAG GTCGACTACAGCCAGTGGGGCCAGTGGGGCCAGGTGTACGGAAACCCCCAGCAGTATGGACAGTACATGGCAAATGGGTGGCAAGTGCCGCCGTACGGAGTATACGGTCAGCCATGGAACCAGCAAGGATTCGGAGTAGA TCAATCACCTTCTGCTGCTTGGATGGGTGGATTTGGTGCTCAGCCTCCCCAAGGACAAGCCCCCCCCCCCGTAATACCTCCTCCTAACCAAGCTGGATACGGTATGGCAAGTTACCAAACACAGTGA
- the TIAL1 gene encoding nucleolysin TIAR isoform X2: protein MMEDDGQPRTLYVGNLSRDVTEVLILQLFSQIGPCKSCKMITEHTSNDPYCFVEFYEHRDAAAALAAMNGRKILGKEVKVNWATTPSSQKKDTSNHFHVFVGDLSPEITTEDIKSAFAPFGKISDARVVKDMATGKSKGYGFVSFYNKLDAENAIVHMGGQWLGGRQIRTNWATRKPPAPKSTQENNTKQLRFEDVVNQSSPKNCTVYCGGIASGLTDQLMRQTFSPFGQIMEIRVFPEKGYSFVRFSTHESAAHAIVSVNGTTIEGHVVKCYWGKESPDMTKNFQQVDYSQWGQWGQVYGNPQQYGQYMANGWQVPPYGVYGQPWNQQGFGVDQSPSAAWMGGFGAQPPQGQAPPPVIPPPNQAGYGMASYQTQ from the exons ATGATGGAAGACGACGGGCAGCCCCGGACTCT ATACGTAGGTAACCTCTCCAGAGATGTGACAGAAGTCCTCATCCTTCAGTTATTCAGTCAGATCGGACCCTGTAAAAGCTGTAAAATGATAACAGAG CATACAAGCAATGACCCATATTGCTTTGTGGAATTTTATGAACACAGAGATGCAGCTGCTGCATTAGCTGCtatgaatgggagaaaaattcTGGGCAAG gaGGTCAAAGTAAACTGGGCAACAACACCAAGTAGCCAGAAAAAAGATACTTCCA ATCACTTCCACGTGTTTGTTGGAGATTTGAGTCCAGAAATTACAACAGAAGATATCAAATCAGCATTTGCCCCCTTTGGTAAAATATC GGATGCCCGAGTAGTTAAAGACATGGCGACTGGAAAATCCAAAGGCTAtggttttgtatctttttataacAAACTG gATGCAGAAAATGCAATTGTTCATATGGGAGGGCAGTGGTTGGGTGGTCGTCAGATCAGAACCAACTGGGCCACACGGAAACCACCTGCACCTAAAAGTACCCAAGAAA ATAACACTAAGCAGTTGAGATTTGAAGACGTAGTAAACCAGTCAAGTCCAAAAAACTGTACGGTGTACTGTGGGGGGATTGCCTCCGGGTTAACAG aTCAGCTTATGAGACAGACTTTTTCGCCATTTggacaaattatggaaataagaGTTTTTCCAGAGAAAGGCTATTCATTTGTCAG ATTTTCAACCCACGAAAGTGCGGCCCATGCCATTGTTTCGGTGAATGGCACTACTATTGAAGGACATGTTGTTAAATGCTATTGGGGTAAAGAATCTCCTGATATGACTAAAAACTTCCAACAG GTCGACTACAGCCAGTGGGGCCAGTGGGGCCAGGTGTACGGAAACCCCCAGCAGTATGGACAGTACATGGCAAATGGGTGGCAAGTGCCGCCGTACGGAGTATACGGTCAGCCATGGAACCAGCAAGGATTCGGAGTAGA TCAATCACCTTCTGCTGCTTGGATGGGTGGATTTGGTGCTCAGCCTCCCCAAGGACAAGCCCCCCCCCCCGTAATACCTCCTCCTAACCAAGCTGGATACGGTATGGCAAGTTACCAAACACAGTGA
- the TIAL1 gene encoding nucleolysin TIAR isoform X3, which yields MITEQPDSRRVNSSVGFSVLQHTSNDPYCFVEFYEHRDAAAALAAMNGRKILGKEVKVNWATTPSSQKKDTSNHFHVFVGDLSPEITTEDIKSAFAPFGKISDARVVKDMATGKSKGYGFVSFYNKLDAENAIVHMGGQWLGGRQIRTNWATRKPPAPKSTQENNTKQLRFEDVVNQSSPKNCTVYCGGIASGLTDQLMRQTFSPFGQIMEIRVFPEKGYSFVRFSTHESAAHAIVSVNGTTIEGHVVKCYWGKESPDMTKNFQQVDYSQWGQWGQVYGNPQQYGQYMANGWQVPPYGVYGQPWNQQGFGVDQSPSAAWMGGFGAQPPQGQAPPPVIPPPNQAGYGMASYQTQ from the exons ATGATAACAGAG CAACCCGATAGCAGAAGGGTCAACTCTTctgttggattttctgttttgcaGCATACAAGCAATGACCCATATTGCTTTGTGGAATTTTATGAACACAGAGATGCAGCTGCTGCATTAGCTGCtatgaatgggagaaaaattcTGGGCAAG gaGGTCAAAGTAAACTGGGCAACAACACCAAGTAGCCAGAAAAAAGATACTTCCA ATCACTTCCACGTGTTTGTTGGAGATTTGAGTCCAGAAATTACAACAGAAGATATCAAATCAGCATTTGCCCCCTTTGGTAAAATATC GGATGCCCGAGTAGTTAAAGACATGGCGACTGGAAAATCCAAAGGCTAtggttttgtatctttttataacAAACTG gATGCAGAAAATGCAATTGTTCATATGGGAGGGCAGTGGTTGGGTGGTCGTCAGATCAGAACCAACTGGGCCACACGGAAACCACCTGCACCTAAAAGTACCCAAGAAA ATAACACTAAGCAGTTGAGATTTGAAGACGTAGTAAACCAGTCAAGTCCAAAAAACTGTACGGTGTACTGTGGGGGGATTGCCTCCGGGTTAACAG aTCAGCTTATGAGACAGACTTTTTCGCCATTTggacaaattatggaaataagaGTTTTTCCAGAGAAAGGCTATTCATTTGTCAG ATTTTCAACCCACGAAAGTGCGGCCCATGCCATTGTTTCGGTGAATGGCACTACTATTGAAGGACATGTTGTTAAATGCTATTGGGGTAAAGAATCTCCTGATATGACTAAAAACTTCCAACAG GTCGACTACAGCCAGTGGGGCCAGTGGGGCCAGGTGTACGGAAACCCCCAGCAGTATGGACAGTACATGGCAAATGGGTGGCAAGTGCCGCCGTACGGAGTATACGGTCAGCCATGGAACCAGCAAGGATTCGGAGTAGA TCAATCACCTTCTGCTGCTTGGATGGGTGGATTTGGTGCTCAGCCTCCCCAAGGACAAGCCCCCCCCCCCGTAATACCTCCTCCTAACCAAGCTGGATACGGTATGGCAAGTTACCAAACACAGTGA
- the TIAL1 gene encoding nucleolysin TIAR isoform X1: MMEDDGQPRTLYVGNLSRDVTEVLILQLFSQIGPCKSCKMITEQPDSRRVNSSVGFSVLQHTSNDPYCFVEFYEHRDAAAALAAMNGRKILGKEVKVNWATTPSSQKKDTSNHFHVFVGDLSPEITTEDIKSAFAPFGKISDARVVKDMATGKSKGYGFVSFYNKLDAENAIVHMGGQWLGGRQIRTNWATRKPPAPKSTQENNTKQLRFEDVVNQSSPKNCTVYCGGIASGLTDQLMRQTFSPFGQIMEIRVFPEKGYSFVRFSTHESAAHAIVSVNGTTIEGHVVKCYWGKESPDMTKNFQQVDYSQWGQWGQVYGNPQQYGQYMANGWQVPPYGVYGQPWNQQGFGVDQSPSAAWMGGFGAQPPQGQAPPPVIPPPNQAGYGMASYQTQ, encoded by the exons ATGATGGAAGACGACGGGCAGCCCCGGACTCT ATACGTAGGTAACCTCTCCAGAGATGTGACAGAAGTCCTCATCCTTCAGTTATTCAGTCAGATCGGACCCTGTAAAAGCTGTAAAATGATAACAGAG CAACCCGATAGCAGAAGGGTCAACTCTTctgttggattttctgttttgcaGCATACAAGCAATGACCCATATTGCTTTGTGGAATTTTATGAACACAGAGATGCAGCTGCTGCATTAGCTGCtatgaatgggagaaaaattcTGGGCAAG gaGGTCAAAGTAAACTGGGCAACAACACCAAGTAGCCAGAAAAAAGATACTTCCA ATCACTTCCACGTGTTTGTTGGAGATTTGAGTCCAGAAATTACAACAGAAGATATCAAATCAGCATTTGCCCCCTTTGGTAAAATATC GGATGCCCGAGTAGTTAAAGACATGGCGACTGGAAAATCCAAAGGCTAtggttttgtatctttttataacAAACTG gATGCAGAAAATGCAATTGTTCATATGGGAGGGCAGTGGTTGGGTGGTCGTCAGATCAGAACCAACTGGGCCACACGGAAACCACCTGCACCTAAAAGTACCCAAGAAA ATAACACTAAGCAGTTGAGATTTGAAGACGTAGTAAACCAGTCAAGTCCAAAAAACTGTACGGTGTACTGTGGGGGGATTGCCTCCGGGTTAACAG aTCAGCTTATGAGACAGACTTTTTCGCCATTTggacaaattatggaaataagaGTTTTTCCAGAGAAAGGCTATTCATTTGTCAG ATTTTCAACCCACGAAAGTGCGGCCCATGCCATTGTTTCGGTGAATGGCACTACTATTGAAGGACATGTTGTTAAATGCTATTGGGGTAAAGAATCTCCTGATATGACTAAAAACTTCCAACAG GTCGACTACAGCCAGTGGGGCCAGTGGGGCCAGGTGTACGGAAACCCCCAGCAGTATGGACAGTACATGGCAAATGGGTGGCAAGTGCCGCCGTACGGAGTATACGGTCAGCCATGGAACCAGCAAGGATTCGGAGTAGA TCAATCACCTTCTGCTGCTTGGATGGGTGGATTTGGTGCTCAGCCTCCCCAAGGACAAGCCCCCCCCCCCGTAATACCTCCTCCTAACCAAGCTGGATACGGTATGGCAAGTTACCAAACACAGTGA